A region of the Myripristis murdjan chromosome 10, fMyrMur1.1, whole genome shotgun sequence genome:
ATTGCGATATCTGAATTGCCCGAATGTGGTACACGTCACCCTGTTCGTACTTTGATATAGGATTATAAAAAGTGACAGTAAGACAGTTTATCAgctatgattaaaaaaaattatatgtacAGATGTGGCAGGGCACTGAAAGAGTCAGAGATGGACATGCCGTTGCTGACGAAATGTCATCGGGTCAGTCTCTCCACGAACTCACCCAGTGTCCTAGATTCTTTTTCTGGTGGTGTCTGCTAAAATCAATGcagatttaaaggaacagtcacCCTTttaaatacagaagaagaaaacagctcTTTataaaggcattctgggagaaGTAGGAAGTCACTGAAGTAACTGCGGTAAAATTAGAccaggcaggttgagggaaagcaaGTGCAACAActacaacacttcatcacaaaataactcgtAGCATGCATTGAACATGACAAACTGATAATATGAAGCAGTGCCAGAGGCTCTGAGGGGACTTCgtttttttaattgctttagGCAGGGTGGCAGCTGCTGTAGGTTGATTGCACAGATTCATGAAAATAGCAGCCATCTGTAAGACTGTGCATGTGAACAGTCGACGATGCAGAtttgcacactcacacacaccgtcacTTTGTAAGTGTGTCACCCACCGCTGTTAGAGAGAACCCTTTTCCACCAGGAGAGCATCTCATGGGTCTTCAAAAGAAACTCTTTTCTTCATTTACAAGTTTGTCTTAGTCAATTTATCATTCATTAACTTTTTATTCACCACCTTTAGAACTTTTTACTCTTCATTCACCTCCTGCCACCTCTATAGTTTCCTGTAGAAATGATGCAATTTACCGTCAGAAATCAATAAAGTCCATCTTATCTTATCCGTGAAAGTTGGCCAAGCCcttacttttctttttccacattCACTAACTTGCATATAATATTTGGATTTCTTTTTATCCAGAGAACCTGCAACTTGCCGGCAATGCATCGAGCAGCACCAACATCCCCCTGAGCTCCGTCGACATCTCGGGCCAGAGACTCTACAGAGGCCCCATCCACTGCATCAGCAGCATCCTGCAGACTGAAGGCGTCCTGGGGCTGTACAGGGGGGCTGGAGCCATGGTCCTGAGGGACGTGCCTGGATACACTCTCTACTTCATCCCTTATACCATCTTCTGCAACCTGCTGACGCCTGACGACATGTCCAGCCCTCACCCCTGCTCCATTTGGCTGGCTGGTGGACTGGCAGGTAAGCGTGGTGGCTGGAgttttaaagctgcagtttACAAGTTTAACACTGAAATAACTAgaaataaatagggtatagtcTGTATTAGCAGTCTGTGTGTTCATGCCTAAATTAAAGTGTACCAAAACAAATAATGTTGTGTCAGCTTCAGGCTCGATGATTTCATCAAGAGGGCTGACAGGTGTGGACCATCTGAGGGGAGGGGTGATGAGACTAACgatgaattttaatttcaagGCAGAAAGTTGCATGTTGCAGCTTTaatgtgttggtggtgtttAGACGTGTTTCTCATGCTGATGGAGGGTAAAATGTGGCAGGGTGCTTTTATTTAGGACTTACATGTAGTCTGAAAATTGAGTTTGGAACCTGGGAATTTAAGTGGACTTGTAACTCCTCTTCCAAACTCCAGGGGGCAGTGATGGTAACCTGCTATGAGCTTTGGTAACTCTGGCTGATGgtgaaaatacatatatttactAGTAATTTGTCATATATATCTACCACATTATAGAATAGATCTGTGATTATTTCATTGGTCTTATTTGCAGAATAACTTGATTCTCATTATGTCCTTTGTTATTACCCATAAAACTATGTACTGGCCTAGATTTGAATACTGGGTTATATAAACCGATGTTTATTTGTATCCTTGGTGTTGTAAACAGCTGGAGTCTACGTTGCTGTTTGAGTTGCACCACAGGATGGTCTTGGTTAGTTCTCTTGCTTGTTTCCTGGAAAATTTAGGTTGTTGCCAGGCAGGGTAACTGTAAATGTCACGAtgttcacatgtggaaatttcCAACTGTTTTCTGAAAGATCCAGTGCAATAATTTAAAATCAGTGAGGAATTTTTAGTGTTTGTTGGAGTTTTAGGTGGTTAGCTTGTAGCACTGAGACAAAACTTTCCACTGGAGGACAGTATTTCTGCCTTTTGGTTGTAAATATTCAGTGTTGGAGAATCAACACCAGCAGTAATGGAAGCTGAGAGGTTTTGGCTAGTTTGGCAAGTATCTGGTTATTGTCTAGTTATGGGGCATTTCATTTAATATGCATAGTCTACTATTGAGCAATCGGAGCATTCATCAAAACCTGGGTGCAGGTGACATCATTTACATCAGGTGGTTGATTGgaatacaaaatgtatttgattttattgataGGCAGAAGTTTTTCAGAGGGCGAGAGCCAATAACTTAAAACTCACAGCTCCTTTGTTAAATCAGTAGAGAATTAACTGTAAAAGGCTTTTAGAGGTTAGGTTTCCTGTAACTGTTGTGGTTTGTAGAGCAGGGGTGTGTATGTCTTTACTTACAAACTTACAAACAGCTGACCACAGTGTTTGACATGAGTCCTGACACTGCCGAGGGGGGCCTGTATCCTCAGAAGACCTGCAGTGCAGGCCTGTGGATTGTGTCTGCACCGCAGTGGGAAATCTCGGGTCTCACAGGTCCAAGTTAGTTTGTTGCAACAAGAAAAATGCCTTCCAGATGCCGGCCACGTGATACAGGCAACATGTGTGGGAGTGAAGGCCAGAAGTAAAAACAGCTGTGTGCCCTAAATCAAGGAGATGTGGATGTTTAGCTTTTCGGTCAGAGTTCTTGAACAGACTCTAACTGTGGATGGTTTGTAGGGTAACCACTTGCTAATGTCCATTATAACACCTGTGCTAGAAAATTTGGAAACATCTTAAGCTGCTGATATCCAGAATACATAGTCTGGTTTTCTTGTCTTATCAAATTAACTTCACCTTGTGCCAAAAACACATTAAGGTGCTGTTTCCACAGACAAACACTCAAGTAATTGAGTTTAGAACCATAGAAGATTTTGACATCATTGTCAGAGATAAGAAGCTGAAAATCAGTACTTGGTGAGCATGGATGATGCACAGAGTCATGATTGCCGAATAATGCAGATTAGTAAAACTATACCAAGGCGAAAGGAAGGCAGGTAAACTAGATTTAATTTTGTTGTCTGTAAAATCTGTAAGTAATGAGGGTTTGCAAGGCAAGGGAAGGGCTGCAGTGTCGGTGTCTTGCTGTCCACTGGACCTAAAGCTCACTGACCTCTTTGCCTTCAGGGTCAATTTCCTGGGTGACGGCCACCCCGGCTGACGTGGTGAAGAGCCGAATGCAGGCTGATGCTCAACTGCAGAGGAAGTACAAGGGCATCCTGCACTGCATCATCGACAGCTACAAGACCGAGGGACTGCAAGTAAGCCACATCTCCACTTCACTTAActctaaccttttttttctggaagggaaatctgatttgatttaCCACAGAAGcatgaaacaagcaaataaagaCACCCCATGTTAAGCAGCCTTATTTTCAGCAGATTTCAGTTTGATGCACATGTAAAATTAGACAGTTCTTGGGACAGATTCTTTAAATTCAGTGTTACTCAGCCAATGTGGCATGTAACGTAagtcaaataaaacagtttcCTCAGGTTCGCTCAACCTTGAGCAAATAAATTTGTGTGAGATGTTCCTGCAACCGACCTGCTTCTGATTGCAAATACAGGCTGTGCACGGGGAGTCCTGTTCACTAtgatttctgttctgttttactAAAAACAGCTGGGCAAACATTTAGACTGGCTTAAAATCGAATTCCATAACATTTGAGGAGTCTTTAAAAGCCTTAAATTTGGCCTCCTCAAGTTTGCAGACACTGTGACTTGGCCTCTTCACTGTTTGAATACATGTTGGATACAACTCACTGACTACACACTGTATGCTGTACCAGCTGATTTACTGTAAATGGAGCAGATGCTATGATCGTTGAGAGCGTGGATCCCCTAGAAAAGTGACCCAGAGCAGAGGGTGGCTTTCGGACGTCTGCCATATCTCTTCTTGGAATTTTTTGGAAGCGCAGCGGTCCAcgtgtttctgtctgtgaatGAAACCTCGGCGTCCATCCAAGACCTCGCGCTACCTGCCAAGTCTTTTTCACTGGAGTAGCTAGCTGGCACCacatcacatgcacatgtgcagcaCCAGATCGTCCCCCATCCAAGCCCGAAATACTGATAAAATTAGTCTTTGCTGGATAAATCAGTAAGGGTCACTGTAGGGTTTCCCTGTTCTCAAAGTCTGTCCCTGGTGGCCACCGTACATTCTCTGTGACTgtgagccaatcaaatcaatgcaAAACAGTGGCTCTCTATGACAtaggctcctgattggctgcctgttGCTTTAAACAGGCATCTGAACTGTGTGAATGTTAATGAGCTGTGCCTGAGAATAAGACCAAAAAATGTTAGAcagcacattttaaattaaaagtatGAATCTGCTACTGTCTCTTCACTAATATGTCTTTCAAACCATTGACCCGGGTCAGACTGGGGTTATTTGCCCCATGTTCAACTCTTCCTTTGTCAATTTTGTCAATCAAACCAAGTCAGTCAACACGGGTTAATCAGTGGTCATGACCATTCAGATGCATAACGCAATGCATAACGCTTAACTTACATGCTGGAAGTGGACGGACCAAACAGCAAGAAAGGATTACAAAATCTATGGAGAATGAAAAGTTTCACTCATTTAATTCACTCAATCTACCATCCGGTCAaacatttaatatatatatagtacttAAGTTTTTCAGCAGGGCGTGGGATAACTGTTGCATAATGTAAGACATTGTCctaatgtaataaaatgagtTTCATATAAGACCTGAGCTGAAGTGAGCCAAAAAGTGAACTTCATCCcctatatacttttttttttttaactctcctctgtaatgatttatttcttttgatGGGTCAATAAATGCCAGCAGCAGTGTCCCGGCCCTCGTCAGCTTCAGCTCGGGCCACATAAGGTGAATTATGGGAATTCAGGTCGCCTCCAAAGTCACAAGACCGGCGGCAGATTTGACGGCAGACAGCTTCCTGCTGTCAGGGCTCAGACAAAACAGATTTCAGGTTGTGGTGTAATCTAAGGCTTAAATAAGCACCTTTCCGGTTATGTAATGCATCCAAAGTATCACACCTCGTGCACAGAAAACCTTTTGCAGACACAGCAGTCTGAACATGAGATAAACAGCAGACAGTCATCGGCGTTTGAGGAGACAGGGCTTGAACGAGCTCCTCTGGTCAGTGCGAGTCAGGTTATTGAAGGGCGGTTTCACCTGAAGCAAAACAAGCCGTAAAACATTGTGCTTTTCCTTTGTTAAGTAATAACTAGTTCTTGCATTGGTGTTTGTCATCCCTAAAATCCTCCATGTATTTTTGCGTGCAGGTCTTCTTCCGTGGTGCATCAGTGAACGCCATCCGAGGCTTCCCGATGAGCGCCACCATGTTCCTGAGCTACGAACTCTCCCTCAAGTTCTTCAGGAGCTTATAAGACGATGCAATGTTGATGGCAGAGTTGAAGGCATGCACCGGGATTTCTGGCACAAAAGCAcatgcagtgtttcccacacaGTTTGCCAGTGAAATCAGTGTGTTCCTTTGAGTTTAAGACCATCGTTAGTTGGTCAGTCTGGGATCGGCCTGTCCCACCAGCAGAACTTTACCTGGATGGTGATCCTCTGAACTTCAGACACCTGCAGCCTTTTCCATGAAGACATCGTTACTCAACTTTACGCTGGCTTTACTCTTGTGCATTATCACACATAGTCACTGAATACATGCGATACTACACAGGAGTGTCAGGCCAGTCTTGAAGTTCATCAGTAAGAAAGGACTTATATTTTTAACTATGAATTATAAGGGAATATGAGTTAATTGTAATAATCCACTTGAATGCTCgtgtgaaaacactgacatttgcaGTACATCTCTGAGTCTGGTTTGGGACAACACTACGTTATATTTCTCttaaacacaatacaaaacGTAGACAAAACATCTAAGGGGTTTGGTTGTATTAAGATTTCCATTATacgattacatttttttttttttttttaacggtgAAGCTAGTCAAATACATAAGTGATTTAACACATAGAGATGACATGATACATGACaccacatgcatacatacagttCTACAGCTGGACGTAAGCATTGCATTAAATAGACTGTGGCATAAGAGTAAAGGATGAGTTGATACTGCAAATGACTgtaggaaaggaagaaaagaaaaatgagaaaagaaagcaagagagaaaaaaatgtttaaccaCTTGACAGTTTTTTCATTGACTTTGTGGGTTTAGATTCCAACTCTTCATATcgctgtattttatgttttgtagctagaaggaggaaagggagaaagacataaacaacaacagtgtcCACCAGTGGGACAGGGCGTGCAACATTATGCAGAGGAATTGACTTATCTTTATAAAATAATTAACtacatcaaattaaaacaacataaGAACTGTCTTCGATAGTGTAGCACTAAGTCCTGTgattggatttggatttttttcattttggttctGATGGTTTTGTTTGAGTTCTAGTTTTGGGAGTGACTGTGGATGCAGTGATAGAAGGACATAAGAGGGATTTATATGTTTGCACGAGGGATTGCATAATACAAACcataaatcaaatgtttttacacaaatgtttcaggttttttttatcttgcacATGAAGTAGAAGGTGAAACTATAGCCTAAGGGTTCaattcctattttttttctttacattttgttgttatttttttttcagtctgtttttaatttgaacaTTGTTTTTGGGAAGTTTATGATAATACCCTCAATTGACCGATGTATttccaaaaagttttttt
Encoded here:
- the slc25a48 gene encoding solute carrier family 25 member 48 produces the protein MQTSKRNCFRLDDFIAGWIGGASSVVVGHPLDTVKTRLQAGKGYKNMLHCVLTIYRKETAAGFFKGMSFPLASITLYNSAVFGFFSNAQRFISKYRYGDGRHPCGMLDLTVASMLTGLMSVGLGAPVDLVKIRLQMQTQSLLAENLQLAGNASSSTNIPLSSVDISGQRLYRGPIHCISSILQTEGVLGLYRGAGAMVLRDVPGYTLYFIPYTIFCNLLTPDDMSSPHPCSIWLAGGLAGSISWVTATPADVVKSRMQADAQLQRKYKGILHCIIDSYKTEGLQVFFRGASVNAIRGFPMSATMFLSYELSLKFFRSL